The DNA region CAGCTTTGAAAATGGCAACCCGCTCGGCACACATCGTCTGCGGGTAGGCGGCGTTTTCGATGTTCACGCCGGTGTATAGACGCCCGCTCTTCGTCCGCAGCGCCGCACCGACGGGATAATTCGAATATGGCACGTATGCGCGGCGACGCGCTTCATTGGCAAGGTCGATCAAGGCTTGTTTTTCTTCTTTGGTCATGGTCTGCTCTATTTCTTCTTTGCTTTTCGTTCCAATTTTTTGATCGCGCGGGCGGGCATGCCGACCACAAGTGTATCGTCCGCCACATTTTTAGTCACCACCGCGCCTGCGCCTGTCCGCGCGCCGTCACCAATTTTCAACGGCGCGACCAACATGGTATCCGAACCAATAAAGACATCTTCGCCGATCTCGGTGGCGTGTTTCTTTTCGCCGTCATAATTACAGGTGATGGTCCCTGCGCCGATGTTGGTATTGATGCCGATCTGCGCGTTGCCGATGTACGAGAAATGTCCCATCTTCACGCCTTCGGCAAGATACGAATCCTTCACTTCACCGAAATTCCCCATGTGGACGTGGTTGCCAAGGTGCGCTCCTTTTCTCAATCGTGCAAACGGACCCATATCCACGTCATCTTCGAGCACTGCGCCTTCAAGAACGGATGCGAGAATCTTACAGCGATTCCCAATTTTTGTGTCACGGATGATCGTGTTCGGTCCGATTAAGTTTCCCTCGCCAATCTCGGTCTTGCCATACAGGTAAGTATTTGGCATGAGGGTCGTATCCTTCCCGATGGTCACATCCGCTTCGATGTAGGTGGAAGCGGGGTCGATCACCGTCACGCCGTTGAGCATGTGTTTCTCGTTGATGCGCCGCCGCATGGCGGCTTCCACTTCCGCGAGATGGATGCGGGTGTTTACGCCGATGGTCTCTTCGAGATCGTCCATCACCGTGGCTTGGACGGACAAACCGTCTTGGGTCGCCAGTTCGACCGCATCGGTCAGATAGTATTCGCCCTTCTTGGGATTCTTCGGGATGCGATGCAGAGCGCCCCACAACCAATTCGCATCGAAGCAATAACCGCCGACGTTCAACTCCTTGACCTGCAACTGTTCGGGCGTGGCGACATACTCCTCCACAATGGCATCCACCGAACCGTCCGTCTTGCGGATGATGCGCCCGAACCCGCGCGGGTCGTCGGCAACGACGGTCAGCATCGAGATCGGTCCGCTGTTCTTTTTTTGCGTCTCCACCAGTTGCTGTAACGTCTCACCGCGCAACAAAGGCATGTCGGCATAGCAGACGACGACGAGATCCGTCTTTCCTTTGAGCAGAGACTCCGCCTGCATGACCGCATGTGCCGTACCAAGCTGCGGCTCCTGCAGGACCGTTTGGGCTGATTCGCCCAACCAGGCTTTGACCTCGTCTGCGCCATGTCCCACCACTACGACGGGTTTCTCGGTGGTGGATTGCTGGATGGCGCGCAAGGCATGCCAGAGCATGGGCTTTCCAACAACGGGATGTAATACTTTCGGCAGGGATGATTTCATGCGGGTACCCTGCCCGGCGGCAAGGATGATGGCGGTTATTTTCATAAAGTCACCTCATAACAAAACAGGATTTGTGCGACAGTGCCTCCGCAACAAATCCTGTTTGAGAAAAAATATCCGCTGGTGCGGACGGTTCAGGCTGGGGCACCTGGATTCGAACCAAGATCCACAGCTCCAAAGGCTGGTGTGCTGCCATTGCACCATGCCCCAGTGCGGGCAAAATTGTAACACAATTTTTTTCAGTTTCCGTCGGGAAGGATGCCAAGTTTCCGTGCTTCTTCGAACGAAATGACTTCCGGATTGCTGGATTTGTTGGCATGTTTCTGCGCCGCCTCATTCCAAAAATCATCCGCGTTGTTGACCTTTGTCTTTTGAGTGGCAGCCTGGTTCAGCAGCGCTTCCATCTCAGGTGCGGGAGTGGCGCTGGCAAGTTTATCGGTCTGTCTTTTGGGAGCAGGCTTCGACTGGGCAATGGCGGCATTCAGTTCCCCGGTCACACCCATGGATTTGAGCGCCTTTTCTATCTGATCCCGCAGGGCAAGCAGCCCGGCAACAGACTCGAGTATCCGCGCTTCCGTGGCAAGCCCATTCCCAGCCACAAGTAAGGCATACAACGGAGTAACCGGAATGAACAGAAGATCATGATCCCCGCCGCTGAACACATGGTAGGAATCCAGCGTCTCCTGATGGTTATGACGCGCCACTTTGAGACTTGCGCTGTGGATCGCCATCAAGGTCGAGATGAGCGAAACCTCCATGCTTGAATCGCGGAAGGCTCCCGTACGCGCCTGTACCAGTCCGCGCTCATTGATGAGAAAAACCGCATCGGCTTGGATATCCTGCCGGAAGTTGGCGAGCAGGTCGGAGAGGCGGGTGTGGCGTTCCTCCACCATGCCGCCCGTTTTTTCCGTGGGGAAGATGGTTTGCACGAGTCCCAATCCGCGCTCCACGGCGTCCAGAAAATCTGCCATGGAGATGGGTTTATCGAAAATGGCGAGCGCGCCGGCATTCAGCATTTCGTCGCGCATTTTTTTGTCGGTCATGCCGGTGATGAAGATGACCTTCACTTCCGGGTGGCGCGCGCGGACCTTGTGCATCAGTTCCACGCCGCTCATGCCGGGGAGTTTGTAGTCTGTCACAAGCAGGTCGATCCGATGGCGGATGGACTCCAGTAATGCCTCCTCCCCCGAAGGAGCCTCGAAGATCGTCAACTTCTCGTTCTTGAGCGTGTCCAGGGTGGAGTGCAGGAGACGTAAAATATCGCGGTGATCATCAACAACCAGAATATTGCGATCCATAAAAATAAGCCTGTCATACCTTTTTATAAAAATCTATAGATGCATTATAGCAAAATATGCGACCCGAAAAACAATCACTTTTGACAGGTGTCACCGACAGCAATCGCTTCCATATTCCAGAGGGGATTGGCAGTCGGATCAAGGTCAAAATGGCAGACATCCGGGCGGGCGGCGGCGATCCGCAGACGGTAAAACAGCGGGATTGCCGGAAGTTCATCTGCAAGGATGATCTGTGTTTGACGATACGAATTGAGATATGCCTGCTCATCCCGCAGGGAGGATCGCGCAGCAAGGCAGGCGGAATCGTACTCGTCATTGCGAAAGCCCGTTACATTCACGCCGATCCATGAGTTTTCGCTGGAAGGGATCTCCATGCTGGTAAACCAATTGCAGGGAGGTTCGATCGCATTCACGCCAAGACCGTATTGGGCAAGTTCAAAGTCGCGCCCAAACAGAACACCTTCGGGACCGGGCGCATAAAGATCGCTCTGCGATACATATTGCACGACAAGCCCAACACCGCATTCAGCAAGCGAATCCCTGATGATCTCCACCACCTGCCTACGCTGGGTGGATGCCGCGGTGTAATACGTCAGTTGAAGTTCGGTATTGAACGGCACGTTGCGGACGTTCACAGCGCGGCGCGGCGTGGACGGATCGTCATCTGAATCACGCCAGCCTGCCTGTTCGAGAAGTGAAACACCCGCATCAGGATCGTGGGGAATCGGCTCAATATTCGAATCGAAAACCGGATGTCCGGGCGGAACATACGTCGTTGGGACGGTGGTCAACCCATACAGCACATTTTGAACAACCGATTGCCGGTCGAGACAATAGGCGATTCCCTGACGGGTGTATTGGTCAGCAAAAAGATTTGGGCGGTCTCTTGCAGCGTCAAAGCCGTCATCGTAGGAGGCGGGCACAAGACCAAGTCCCAGCCATTCAATGCTCATGCCATTGGCGTGGAAGATCTGCGCCTGCTCGGATGACTGCATTTCCTGCAACAAGCCCACGTGATTATCCAGATTGATGGATGGGTCGAGAATGTCGCAGCGACCTGCGATCAATTCACTCAGAGCCAGGTCCGGGTCCGGGGTGAAGCGGAAGGAGAGCATGTCAATTTTTGGGTAGCCATCCATCGCCCGGAAGTAGTACGGGTTCTTTGTCAATGTGATGCGATCCCCCGGCACCCATTCCTCGATCATGAAAGGACCCCAGCCCGCCGGCACGCGGGAGGCGATATCCACAGACGCCAGTTCATCCGCCGAGAACTGGCTCCACAAGTGGCGTGGAGCGGGAGCCCAGAAATTCGTGAAATAGGTCGGGTCGATAAAACCGGGAACGCCCCACCATTGCAGGGTTTGCGCGTCGGCGATCTCGTACACTTCGGTGCGCTCGATCAGATAGGAATTCACGTCCGTCTCCGATTGGATCTCGAATGAGTAGATCGAGTCCTCGGCGGTGAGCAAAGCGCCGTCCGACCATGCCAGATCGGGCCGCAAATGGAAATTGACGATCATCTGATCCATCTCAAGCGGTGTTGTGCCATCATACGTAATGACACAATCATCCTCACGACATTCGGCGGGACGCACCTGCATCCCTGCCGCCAACGAGACGAGGTTCCCGTCCGCATCCACGATCTGATCTCCAACTTGCACCTGCGTCCTGACAATTTGCGCCTCGCCGTTCTCCAATGAAGGCAGTTGTGCGAGTATGACCGGCTGATATTCATAACTGACCGCGTCAATCGGTCCATTGTAGACGGCTGCCAGGACCGTCCGCGCGGCGGCATTCAGTTCACCGAATGGGTAGAGGCTGTTCGGTTCCTGCCCCAGACACACCGTCAGTGAACTCAACCCTGGGGGAGGCGGAGTGCGCGTTGGCAAGGGGGTAGAAGACGCAACTGCGGGTGTCGACATCGGAGTTTGCGCAGGCAGGCAACCACCAAGGATAACCACAGTGATAAGCAATAGTGGGAGGATGCTTTTTTTCATAAGTTCCTGTCAGGACGAATGCTTTATTACGGACGAGCAACGAGAAAATGGAACGCAGGGATAATTATAACGGTGAAAAACAAAAGAGACCGCCTGCACATCGCGGTCTCTTGAGCATATCATTTTTTTCTATTCTGCAAGCCAGCAAGCCACCCAGTGACCGGGGCGGATTTCCTTGAACGCCGGCTCCTCCTGCGAACACTTATCCACTGCGATGGGACAGCGCGTATGAAAGCGGCAGCCCTTGGGCGGGTTGAGCGGGCTGGGCACATCGCCTTTGAGGATGGTGCGCTCCCGCTTAAAATCCGGGTGAGGCTTGGGAATGGCAGAGAGGAGAGCCCGCGTGTATGGGTGAAGCGGTTCCCGGTATAACGATTCGCGGTCAGTAAGCTCCACCATTTTGCCCAAATACATCACGGCAACGCGGTCGGAAATATGCTCCACGACACTGAGGTTGTGCGCAATGAAAAGGTAGGTAAGTCCAAATTCGCCCTGCAGATCCTTGAGAATGTTCAAGACCTGCGATTGAATGGATACATCCAGCGCGGATACCGGTTCATCGCAGACGATAAATTTCGGGTTGAGAGCCAGGGCGCGGGCGATGCCGATGCGCTGGCGCTGTCCGCCGGAAAATTCGTGCGGATAGCGGCGGGCATGGTATTCCTCCAAGCCAACCTTCTTGAGCATATTAAGAGCGATCTCCCAGCGTTCCTTGGGCCTGCCGATCCTATGGATATGCAAGCCTTCCATCACCGCTTCGCCGATCGGTATGCGTGGATTGAGGGATGCGTAGGGGTCTTGAAAGATGATCTGCATATCGCGGCGCAGGGGCTTGAGTTCCCGATTGCTCATCTTAAGGATGTTCCGCCCATCGAAGGAAATCTCGCCCGCAGTCGGTTCCACCAGGCGCAGGACGGCACGCCCGATCGTGGTCTTCCCGCAGCCTGATTCGCCCACCATGCCCAGCGTCTCACCGCGCTTCACCGAAAAACTGACCTTGTCCACCGCCTGCACCCAGGCAGATATACGCTGCAATATCCCCGAACGAACGGGGAAATGCTTTGTAAGATTATTTACCACCAATAAATCCGGGCTTCCCTGAGTTGAGCTGGTTGTAGTATTCATTTGGCAATCGTCTCTTTATTTAAGATTTTTTCCAGATTTCAATGGGGCAGTATGCCCGCCTGCATCCTGATACAGCCAGCAGCGGACATGATGTCCTTCCGCAATTTCAGCCAGGTCGGGACTTTTATCAACACAGATCGAAAGGTTGTGTTCAATGCGTGCCTTGCAGCGCGGGGCAAACCGACAGCCGGAGGGAGGATCGATCAAATTCGGGACGGAGCCGGGAATTACCTCCAGCCGCTCGCGGAGTTCACCCAAGACCGGGATGGAGCCGATCAAGCCCTGAGTGTAGGGATGAAGCGGCCTGTCAAACAGTGATGTGACAGGAGATTGTTCGACGATCTCGCCCGCGTACATGACCGCCACGCGGTCTGCCATCTCAGCGATCACACCGAGGTCGTGGGTGATGAGGATCATGGCGGAACCAAGTTGTTTTTTCATGTCGCGCATCAAGTCGAGGATCTGCGCCTGAATGGTCACGTCGAGTGCGGTGGTCGGTTCGTCTGCGATCAGCAGGTCGGGGACGCAGGCAAGCGCCATCGCGATCATCACGCGCTGAGCCATGCCTCCAGAAAGTTCATGGGGAAACGCATCTGCCCGTTGATCCGGCTCTGGGATGCCGACCAGTTTCAGTAATTCAACTGCACGGTTTCTGCCCGCTTCCCTGCCAAAATCCTGATGAATGTTCAGGACTTCCGAGATCTGATCGCCTGCGCGGAAAACGGGGTTGAGCGACGATTGCGGCTGCTGGAAGATCATGGAGATGCGGTTTCCGCGCACCTGCATCATTTCTTCTTCCGCCACTTTGACAAGGTCCTTGCCATCGAAAAGGATCTGTCCATCCACGATCCTGCCGGGCTGGCTGATCAACCGCATGATGGAAAGAGACGTGACACTTTTTCCACAACCGGATTCGCCCACAATGCCAAGCACTTCGCCGGGATAGACGCGAAAATCCACGCCATCCACCGCATGGACAACGCCGTCCTCAGTGAAAAAGTGTGTCTTGAGATTCTTTACCTCGAGCAAGGGTTGTTGGGTCATCAGTTGGTCGCCTTTATTGGTAAGGATTAGGGTAGGTTATAAAAAAACGTAACCTTCGCCATTCGATGAAGCAGAATAATAATAAACAATCCCTGCACATGTTTTGCAGAAACGGCAGGGATTGTGTTGTAAGCAACGAGCAGTTGTTACGGGCGGTTCTTATCGCGATTGTACATTGCCGCCCCGATGATCCCGATGAAAAGACCGCCTGCCGACAAGACGTACGAAAGGAAGTTCAGGAAGAATGTCGACTCGATCACACCGGTCACGATCAGGAACGGGATGACAACACCCAAAACAAGCATAACAAGGGCAATGATCAGCAAGTTCCTAGGGTGTGTCAAATTTCTCATTTATACAACCAGCAAGCAACCAGATGCCCGGGTTCGGGTTCAAAATCCGGTGGTTCCTCCACTTCGCAAAGCCCTTGAATGGCTTTGGAACAGCGCGGGTGGAAATGGCAGCCTTTGGGCGGGTTCACCAAGCTTGGCGGTTCACCAGGAGGCAGTTCGCGGTAGGTCTCGGCATTATCCGCATCCGGGTCGGATGTGGCGGCGAGAAGCGCATGGGTATACGGGTGCAATGGATTGTGCAAAAGCTGGTTCACATTTGCCTTTTCCACCAACTGACCCGCGTACATGACGAAAATACGCTCTGAGAAATAACTGACGGTGGCAAGGTCGTGGGTGATGTAGATCACCGAAAGGTTGTGGGATTTTTGCAGACCGCGCAGGAGCTTGAGAATTTCCACGCGAACGGATGCATCCAGCATGGAAACCGGCTCGTCCGCAACGAGGAGTTTGGGCTCCATGATCATGGCTCGGGCGATCACGATGCGCTGCTGCTGTCCGCCGCTCAACATGTGCGGGAATTTGGGTAGGAAGTCATCCTGTGGGGTCATTTTGACTTCTTCCAACGCCTTGCGGATGCGGCGCTCACGCTCCGCCTTGTCCTTGACGCCGTTGATAATCAAAGGTTCCTCGAGAATACGCATGATGGACATGAAGGGCGGCAATGCCCCGTAGGGGTCCTGTTGCACGTAGCCCACACTGGAGTGATACCAGCGCATGGCTGAACGGCTGAAATTTTCCATCTTATTTCCGTCAAAGGTGATATTGCCTTCGGTGGGTTTATTCAAGCCCAAAATGGTTTTCATCAGGCTCGATTTTCCACAACCACTTTCACCTACGACAGCAATCGCCTCCCCGCGCGCCAAGTCAAAGTTCACGCCGTCGACAGCACGCACATAACCGGCATGTCCAAAACCAAAACGGCGCAACTCGAACCAGACCCGCAGTCCTCGAATCTCAAGCAGGTTATCTTTCTCATTCGCATCAGCCACGCGTTCGGCGGCTGCTGTTTTCGTGTTCACTTCACTCATGCCATGCTCCTAAGTTGATCTATGCATACAACCAGCATCTGACTTTGCGGCCGTCTTTTTCAATGGTCGGCGGATCTTCCGTGCATTTTTCAAAGCGTTTCGGGCAGCGTTCGGCAAACCTACAACCGATCGGGAGGTTCAGCAAACTCGGCGGCTGCCCAACAATGAATTCCGGATCCTTCTCCTGCCTCAGGCGGGGGACGCTAGCCATCAACTTTTGGGAGTAGGGATGCAGGGGCTGTTCGAAGAAACGCCTGGCATCGCTGACTTCCACGATCTGCCCGGCGTACATGACTGCAACATCATCCGCCAGTTCACTCGACGTGGCAATGTCATGAGTGATCAGCACGAAACTGGTGCCGAGCATCTTTTTGATGCGCTTCAGCACGTTGAATATATTTGCCTGGGTCAACACATCCAATGCGGAGGTGGGCTCATCAAGAATAATGAGGTTGGGGGATGTCACCAAAGCCATGGCAATCGCCACACGCTGGCGCATCCCGCCGCTCAACTCGAACGGGTAGCGGTCGATGAAATCAGAAGGGACGCCCACATGCTGGAACATTTTGAGCGCCGATTGAAGCGCTTCCTGCTTGCTCAAGCCGAGGTGGATCATCGCAGGCTCTGCAACCTGCTCGCCGACGCGAATGACCGGATTGAGGGCGTTCATGGCTGCCTGCGGCACAATTGACATGGCAACCCAGCGGACATTCTGCCGGTATTCCTCATCCGAAAGTTTCATAACATCGTCGTCTTCGAAGAGGATGGAACCGTCGTATGTTTCCACATTGCGGGGCAACAGACGCAGGATGGCTTTCGCCAGGGAACTTTTCCCACAACCAGATTCGCCCAGGATCACAACCGCACGGTTGTAGTCCAAGTCAAAGTCAACACCATCTACTGCCTGAACCGGTCCTTTCTCCGTACGAAAGTGAAGCCGCAAATTTTTAACACGAAGTAAGTTCTTTTCCTTTGAAGTCATTATTGCCCTCGTAAGCGTGGATTAAAGACACGGTCAAGCGCAAAGCCCAACATGGAAAATGCGAGTCCAGTAATCATCAGTAAAACGGCAGGCTGGATCACCCAGTAGTAATGCCCTTGATATAAGGCGCCATTGCTTTGGGCGTCGTTGATGATCTTGCCCCAGGTCGGCAGGACGGGATCACCCAAGCCAAGAACCGCCAGAGAAGCCTCCAGGAACACAAAGGTCGGGATCAAGACAACAAGCTGCGGCAACAAAAGAGGCACGATGCGGGGGACCAGGTAGCGAATGATGATACGCCAGTCGCTCGCGCCGTAGGATTGGGCAGCTTCGATGTACGGTGATTCGCGGGTTTGGAGGAATATCGCGCGGTATGTGAGGATCGCACCGCCAAAAATACTCAACAGGATGGTGACCCCCAGCATTAACCAAATACTGCGGGAATAGAAGGTGCCGACCATGATGAGGATGGACAGGAAGGGCAAAACCAGGTTGACATTTGTAATGCGTTGAATAAGAGTATCCACCCATCCGCCATACCAGGTTCCGATACCGGCAATGATCATCGTCGTCAAAGATGTGCCCAAGGCTGCCAGCAGACCGAACGCCAGCGCGATCGGCGTTCCCCACAATAGGGCGACCGTCAAATCGCGGCGCAGATGATCCGTCCCGGCAATGCCGTGTACCTTTCCGTACATGACAACTTTGACATCAAAATCAGAATCTTCCTCAAATGCGACACCGTCAACACGCAAGTGGTAGGTTCCGGGAGCAGCTATGGGAACCGGCGTCTCCACAGTGAGGTCCATGAACAAGCCTTCCTGGGGGTTGAGTCCGCCGAGCCTGCGCTTCAGGCGGTCATCCTGCGACGCGTAGTATCCCTGAGAAGGCTTGAGTGAAAAATTGCCCAGATTGACTTCCGTACCATCCGGCTTAACCCAGGTCAAGCCGACAAAGGGGGATTTTTCAGCATACTTTGATGTGAACAGCAAAACGATCTCCTGCGGGAAACCGTCGTAAGAATAATCAAATGTAAAATCGATGGAAATGCTCTTACCCGACGAAATGGTTTCCACAGTTTTGTTCGACCGTTCATCATCCGCATCCCGGCTGTTCAGAACGATGGTGGCGGGCAGATCCACACTGCGGAACAGGTTGGTCCATACAGGGGGAGCCAAACGCGGGTTATCCTCCCATACCCCCACGCCGCCGCGCCACAATCGAATTGCCTCGCTATACGGCATCGAGATGGGAGCATAAATCGAAATACCAACCAATATGGCAATGATCAACAAACCAGCAACAGCAGACGGGTATCGAGTGATCTCCCGTAATGATCTGGAAATCATATTCATGCTCTTCTGCCTCCTTCGTCGATTCTGACGCGAGGATCGACCAAAGCATAGATAATATCCAAAAGGAAAACAGTAATCGCGAGCAAATAGGCAAAAATGACCGTTGTACCTACGATCACCGGTGTATCGAAAAAGCCGATGGCGGTAAAGGTTGCGCGGCCAAGCCCGGGCCAGTTAAAGACCGTCTCGAAAATAGGGGCGCCGGTCCACAAACCGATCAGCAACAGGGCAAAGTTCGTAATAATGGTGGGAAGGGTCGGGCGCAGCACATAGCGGCGTTCGATGTCGCGGGATGTCAAGCCCTTGGCTTTTGCCATTTCCACATAATCTTCACTGGAGTAGATCAGGAAGAATGTGCGCCAGTTATATGCTGTCAGGAAGACCTGGCTGATAATTAACGCCATCACCGGCAGGGTCAGGTGACGAAGCACACTGAGGGAATAATCAAACCACCCTTCGGGCGGCGGAGCGGCAACCATGCCTCCAAAGGGCAGCACCTGCCAGACTGCGGCAAACAGCAGGATCAGGAAGATCCCATAGAACCAGCCAGGGGCGGCGGAGGTGGGCGCAAATGCCACGATAACCCTGTCCAGGAATCCGCCGTATCGCCTGGATAAGTACAATGCAATAAAGATGCAGAAAAAGAAGAGGAAAAGGTTCGATGTCGCAAATAATAACAATGTAGCCGGGAGACGCTCCAGGATGATCAAGCGCACCTGCTTGGATCCCGTATCACTGGTCATCTGTTCGGCAAAACCGAGATCGAGCACCAAGGCTTTCACCAGGAACCGCAGGCTTCGGATTGCGAAAGGTTGATTCAGACCGAGCCGCTCCTCTTCAACTGCGATCATTTCGTTCATGATCGCAGTCCGTTCTTCCAATCCAAGTTGGCGGATCGTCTGGTCTCCCATGAGCTGCAACGACACCCCTTCGCGGATCTGGGCACGGCGAATGGTATCCACATAGCCACCCATATTCGCAATCAACACCGTCAGATACACCCCAATGGTGACGGTAAAAAACAACATGACAAGTTTAAACGCAGAATAACGAAGAACTCTGGAAAAGGTGCTCGAAGCGGACCTTTTCTTCCGAGGCTGCGACGTCATGCTTTCAGCCTGTTGTGTATCAAGTTCCATTGACTAGTACCTCAGCACTATGTAGAAAGTGACCCGGCAGGGTCAGTAGTGCAAGTTGTGCCCTGCCGGGTCGTTAGTATCAGACTGTTGTCGAGGTTACGGTGATGCTACGAACTCAACAGTCGCAAAGGACGGAATACTCTGGAGAGCGGAGACGACAACGACGGTCAGTTTGCTCGCGCCAGCGGTGAGATTGGACGTCTCAGACGCAGGCAGAACGATCTGGTACAAGCCGTCTTCCACTGCTTCAGCCGCACCCTTGAACGCCAGTTCGCCGGCGCTGTTGAAGACCAGGAAGTTGACCGAGGTCAGGTCAGCAGTAGCGTAGGGCTGGTCGTTGAAAGTGATGAACACTTCAAAGGTGGCATCGGCGCCGCCAGCAACCTGGGCGGGACCTTCCACATCAACCACGGGGATCGGCGGTTCGCCGAAGGAAGCCCAACGGTCAGAGAGGTCGACGAATTCAGGATAGTTGCGGAGCACAACCTGACCTTCCACGGGGAAGGCGCGCTGCAGGAAGTACGGACCGGTTCCGAGCCAGAAGTGACCCCAGCGGCGGTTGAACTCAGTGTAGTTCGACCAGCGGGCAGCAGCTTCATCAGCGGTCACGTATTGACCGAGGGTCGCAGCGTAGGGGATGTAGCTTTCCGCAGCAGCCTGATCCATGTACTTCTTGAGGATCTCAATGCTGGGTCCGGAGACGTAGCTCATCCATTCCACTTCGAGTTCGGCGGATTTGGCTTGCGAGAACGCAAGTTCGTTATTGGCTTCAGCCAAGAAACCGATCGCAAGGCTGTGCCAGGAAGCGGGACCGTAAGCATAGCTGGGCCACAGGGTGGTCACAATGTTTTCGGCATCAGCCTGCCAGGCATCGCTATAGTACTCAAAGACGAACGGTTCTTCGGAAACGATCTTGAAGCCGCGGAAGGTGCCCAGGAAGGTGCGCAGGGCGGTGGCGCCGGCGGAATCGTAAACGGCGCTGCCTTCGGTGCCGCGGTCAAAGGTGCTGATGAGTACCATCAGGAAGTCAGCGATATCGATCGGGCTGCCATCGTGCCAGGTCACATCAGAGAGGTTGGCGGGGTAGTACACCACGCTCTTGGTGAGGGCGGTCAAACCATCGGGGTTGGCTTCGCCAACGGTGACGAAGGTCTGCGTCTCGGCATTCCAGCCGATGAAGGCATCTTCAGGGACGGTGATCTCAGGAGCGAAATCGAGGGAGACCCAGTCCTGGGACTTGGCAACCGGCAGACCTTCCTGCACGGTCACTTCAGCGCGTTCAACGCGCTGAGCCATGAACACACCGGTCCACGGGTTGGGGTTGGAACCCCAGTCAGTGGTCGCGCGGACCAAAGCCTGGTCATAGATCCAGTTGGAGCCGGCAAGCGGGTTCCACGGGTTGGTCAAAATGCTGGGCATGGCGATGGTCGCAACGCCGCCTTCTTCGCCGATACGGCGGACGGTGTAGGGCCACATGCGGGAGCCGGCGATGGCGCCAGCGAGGTCACCCACCACGGAGATGTTGCTGCGGTAGGGGGTGAAGGAAGCGCGGTTGGTCGTCCAAACACGCTGGGATTCCTTCATGGAAAGCGGGATCAGCTGTTCGAACAGGGCTGCGCGTTCCTCGAGGTTTGAATATTCGCGGTTGTACAACTTCATGCCGGCTTCATAGAAGGCGGGATCGTTGGTGTAGGCATCCCACAGAGGATTGCCGGGCCAACCATCGGGAGCGTAGAAGTCAATGAAGTTGTCTTCTTCGGTGCGCGGAACCTGGGTCGAAATCCAGCCGCCGGTGTACCAGTGCCACAGACCTGCATTCGGGTCACC from Anaerolineales bacterium includes:
- a CDS encoding ABC transporter substrate-binding protein, yielding MLRNRLFALFGLLVIASMVLAACGPAAEAPVAEQPAAEQPAEQPAAEEPAAEEPAAEEPAAPATTRQGGWFDQIVVIEEPSSEAAVTRLEAGEVDIYAFTVANADLLARVEASSDLSLQRSYGSYNELTYNPAGPEFEATGTLNPFAVPAIREATNWLIDRDYIAQEVTGGMAIPRFYAFGPTFAEAARYADTVAQWETYYAYDMEKARTVITAEMEALGATLVDGKWNYNGEPVVLVGLIRTEDERSQIGDYFATQLEEIGFTVDRQFKTSAEASPIWTGDPNAGLWHWYTGGWISTQVPRTEEDNFIDFYAPDGWPGNPLWDAYTNDPAFYEAGMKLYNREYSNLEERAALFEQLIPLSMKESQRVWTTNRASFTPYRSNISVVGDLAGAIAGSRMWPYTVRRIGEEGGVATIAMPSILTNPWNPLAGSNWIYDQALVRATTDWGSNPNPWTGVFMAQRVERAEVTVQEGLPVAKSQDWVSLDFAPEITVPEDAFIGWNAETQTFVTVGEANPDGLTALTKSVVYYPANLSDVTWHDGSPIDIADFLMVLISTFDRGTEGSAVYDSAGATALRTFLGTFRGFKIVSEEPFVFEYYSDAWQADAENIVTTLWPSYAYGPASWHSLAIGFLAEANNELAFSQAKSAELEVEWMSYVSGPSIEILKKYMDQAAAESYIPYAATLGQYVTADEAAARWSNYTEFNRRWGHFWLGTGPYFLQRAFPVEGQVVLRNYPEFVDLSDRWASFGEPPIPVVDVEGPAQVAGGADATFEVFITFNDQPYATADLTSVNFLVFNSAGELAFKGAAEAVEDGLYQIVLPASETSNLTAGASKLTVVVVSALQSIPSFATVEFVASP